A genome region from Deinococcus sp. KNUC1210 includes the following:
- a CDS encoding S8 family serine peptidase: MTKAPTALLLLPLTASLLSACMSSPSATVAALAADHPGQVAPRYDYVAAVPLRADDTPASVQAAAGGQVLAWKTPGCAQGDCEALVGLNAPSGLAAQSLGQTVSTLSARLGRSVTLEENRDQFSAGSDITATIGGARVAWAGGSLLAWTGGARVAWAGGTYAPVPQNTATWTTLRLQDAQTRAPNLGAGVMVAVIDTGLDLTHPAFQDALSDPSTWQDFYAGDTVPQDEGTLGVGGYGHGTNVAGIVLQIAPLAKIMPIRVLGPDGSGDVVNIAKAIAWATANGADIINLSLGSTKDSSIVQDAIKYATSKNVLVIASAGNANSDKLTFPASLATNFPNLLSVGSVNATDVKSSFSNYGDKLELMAPGENVYAPAPGNLLAAWSGTSQAAPMAAGGLALALGQTLSVPIGGLIGKLEDTSFNLYTVPLNKPYAGKLGMDGSIWPPSWPRLSGNAWCLRHTHEPAARSRIRCTAGSAAGRGQTPAGRTVAAGGRGRAGLPGTGRPDGRAAGTGHQQVSAGSGADACVRTASGHRRGSVGGRAVRTAG, encoded by the coding sequence ATGACCAAAGCCCCCACTGCCCTGCTCCTGCTTCCTCTTACCGCCTCTCTGCTCTCTGCCTGCATGTCCAGTCCGTCTGCAACAGTGGCGGCACTGGCAGCCGACCATCCGGGGCAGGTCGCGCCGCGTTACGACTACGTGGCAGCCGTGCCCCTGCGAGCAGACGACACGCCAGCTTCTGTGCAGGCGGCAGCGGGTGGGCAGGTGCTGGCCTGGAAGACTCCCGGCTGTGCTCAGGGCGACTGTGAAGCGCTGGTCGGCCTGAACGCTCCCAGCGGTCTGGCAGCGCAGAGCCTGGGGCAGACGGTCAGTACCCTCAGCGCCCGCCTGGGCCGCAGCGTCACGCTCGAAGAGAACCGCGACCAGTTCAGTGCGGGCAGCGATATCACGGCGACCATCGGCGGAGCCAGGGTGGCCTGGGCCGGTGGCAGCCTGCTCGCCTGGACGGGCGGAGCCAGGGTGGCCTGGGCCGGGGGAACCTACGCGCCCGTTCCGCAGAACACCGCGACCTGGACGACCCTGCGCCTGCAAGACGCCCAGACACGCGCCCCCAATCTGGGAGCCGGGGTCATGGTGGCCGTCATCGACACCGGCCTCGATCTGACGCACCCCGCATTTCAGGACGCGCTGAGCGATCCTTCGACGTGGCAGGACTTCTATGCGGGCGACACCGTTCCGCAGGACGAGGGCACGCTCGGTGTCGGTGGCTACGGACACGGCACCAACGTGGCGGGCATCGTCCTCCAGATCGCGCCGCTGGCCAAGATCATGCCGATCCGGGTGCTCGGTCCCGACGGCTCGGGCGACGTGGTGAACATCGCCAAGGCCATCGCCTGGGCCACCGCCAACGGAGCCGACATCATCAACCTGAGCCTGGGCAGCACCAAAGATTCCAGCATCGTGCAGGACGCCATCAAGTACGCGACCTCGAAAAATGTGCTCGTCATCGCCTCGGCAGGCAACGCCAATTCCGACAAGCTCACCTTTCCCGCGTCGCTGGCGACCAACTTCCCCAACCTGCTGAGCGTGGGCAGCGTCAACGCCACCGATGTCAAATCCAGCTTCTCGAACTACGGCGACAAGCTGGAACTGATGGCCCCCGGCGAGAATGTGTATGCCCCGGCCCCCGGCAACCTGCTGGCAGCCTGGAGCGGCACCAGTCAGGCGGCTCCGATGGCGGCGGGCGGGCTGGCGCTGGCACTCGGTCAGACGCTCAGCGTGCCCATCGGCGGCCTGATCGGCAAGCTGGAAGACACCTCGTTCAATCTGTACACCGTCCCGCTCAATAAGCCCTACGCCGGAAAACTGGGGATGGACGGCTCGATCTGGCCGCCTTCCTGGCCCAGACTGTCAGGTAACGCCTGGTGCCTGCGACACACCCATGAGCCAGCCGCCCGATCCCGCATCCGGTGCACGGCTGGCAGCGCTGCAGGCCGAGGTCAGACGCCTGCTGGACGAACAGTCGCAGCAGGGGGTCGAGGCCGCGCAGGATTACCGGGCACTGGCAGACCTGATGGACGTGCTGCCGGAACGGGCCATCAGCAGGTTTCTGCTGGGTCAGGCGCTGATGCATGCGTCCGAACTGCGTCCGGCCATCGACGCGGCAGTGTCGGCGGCAGGGCTGTTCGCACAGCTGGATGA
- a CDS encoding DUF2256 domain-containing protein: MNAASMGHGKKPSERASKICVACGRPFSWRKKWERDWEHVRYCSDRCRKVGSKG; the protein is encoded by the coding sequence ATGAACGCCGCCAGCATGGGCCACGGCAAGAAACCCTCGGAACGGGCCAGCAAGATCTGTGTGGCCTGTGGTCGCCCGTTCTCATGGCGCAAGAAGTGGGAGCGCGACTGGGAACACGTGCGCTACTGCTCGGATCGCTGCCGAAAGGTGGGAAGCAAAGGCTAG
- a CDS encoding ABC transporter ATP-binding protein, with translation MSLVEEPIDQLTQQLQDLQKAGASLLRVGELLNLESGLKEGTRTLPAGALDVELQQMSFQYADDPTAVLDNVQFRLQAGHTVGLLGRTGSGKTTLTRLVSRLYDPTSGQILLGGVPTTELELAALRSRIAVVTQDVQLFQATVRDNLTLFNPGIPDARVRAALAEVGLDGWLDTLPDGLQTPLAAGSLSAGESQLLAFARVMLQDPGLIILDEPSSRLDPATESRLTAAMQRLLHGRTAIVIAHRLDTVARADDILVLGAGRVLEYGPRRLLAANPHSEYSRLLRAGQSVLDEVLA, from the coding sequence ATGAGTCTGGTGGAAGAACCCATCGACCAGCTCACGCAGCAGCTTCAGGATCTGCAGAAGGCCGGAGCCAGCCTGCTGCGGGTGGGCGAACTGCTGAACCTGGAAAGCGGGCTGAAAGAAGGGACCCGCACGCTGCCTGCCGGAGCGCTGGACGTGGAGCTTCAGCAGATGTCGTTTCAATATGCCGACGATCCGACTGCGGTGCTCGACAACGTGCAGTTCCGGTTGCAGGCCGGGCATACCGTGGGCCTGCTGGGGCGTACCGGCAGCGGCAAGACCACCCTGACGCGGCTGGTGTCGCGGCTGTACGACCCCACGTCGGGACAGATTCTGCTGGGCGGCGTCCCGACCACCGAACTGGAACTCGCGGCCCTGAGAAGCCGCATCGCGGTGGTCACGCAGGACGTGCAGCTCTTTCAGGCGACGGTGCGCGACAATCTGACGCTCTTCAATCCCGGTATTCCAGATGCGCGGGTGCGGGCGGCGCTGGCAGAGGTGGGGCTGGACGGCTGGCTCGACACTCTGCCCGACGGCCTGCAAACGCCTCTGGCAGCAGGCAGCCTGTCGGCGGGCGAGTCTCAGCTGCTGGCGTTTGCCCGCGTCATGTTGCAGGACCCCGGCCTGATCATTCTGGATGAACCCAGTTCGCGCCTCGATCCCGCCACCGAAAGCCGCCTGACCGCCGCCATGCAGCGCCTGCTGCACGGGCGCACCGCCATCGTGATCGCGCACCGCCTCGACACCGTGGCCCGCGCCGACGACATCCTGGTGCTGGGTGCGGGCAGGGTGCTGGAGTATGGCCCGCGCCGCCTGCTGGCTGCCAACCCGCACAGCGAATACAGCCGTCTGCTGCGGGCAGGACAGTCGGTACTCGATGAGGTGCTGGCGTGA
- a CDS encoding acyl-ACP desaturase: MPRTPAGLLSNREKDRLIERAFLGLYRWYTARSQETRNWNADLSFDWKSLRHDLPTEIVTALTGFFAVEQYAPDYTSELVNLVRRSHGRSHFQLRWGSEEEKHADSWENAVLFSRQRSPQWIAEYKERLRAQQWHLPFPDAIHNLVYTVFQERATQLNYLNLMKLCMGQSDKVKNAVDPVLAKVAQTIAVDEAAHYNFFLEGARLYLYYYPQRTLEAVKNVIGQFSMPASNLVPNWDEFSETVYRAGIYGPRDFNRDVMQVAFRNLGIESRKKLEEGIKATREVPDFEGSGKIQTAIWDTFDYGAIEGDVKRLHVKIQDYEKGVGFDAVDPFEFVTNPEVPKKTQAADD; this comes from the coding sequence ATGCCGCGCACCCCTGCTGGGCTGCTGAGCAACCGAGAAAAAGACCGCCTGATCGAACGCGCTTTCCTGGGGCTGTACCGCTGGTACACCGCCCGCAGCCAGGAAACGCGCAACTGGAACGCCGATCTGAGCTTCGACTGGAAATCGCTGCGCCACGACCTGCCGACCGAGATCGTGACCGCCCTGACCGGCTTTTTTGCCGTCGAACAGTACGCGCCCGACTACACCAGCGAACTGGTGAACCTGGTGCGGCGCTCGCACGGTCGCAGCCACTTCCAGCTGCGCTGGGGCAGCGAGGAAGAGAAGCACGCCGATTCGTGGGAAAACGCCGTGCTGTTCAGCCGCCAGCGCAGCCCGCAGTGGATCGCTGAATACAAGGAGCGGCTGCGTGCTCAGCAGTGGCATCTCCCCTTCCCCGACGCCATTCACAACCTGGTCTATACGGTGTTTCAGGAACGTGCCACCCAGCTGAACTACCTGAACCTGATGAAGCTGTGCATGGGTCAGTCGGACAAGGTGAAGAACGCCGTCGATCCGGTGCTGGCAAAAGTCGCTCAGACCATCGCCGTCGATGAAGCCGCCCACTACAACTTCTTTCTGGAAGGAGCGCGGCTGTACCTGTACTACTACCCCCAGCGCACGCTGGAAGCCGTCAAGAACGTGATCGGGCAGTTTTCCATGCCCGCCTCGAACCTGGTGCCCAACTGGGACGAGTTCTCGGAGACGGTCTACCGCGCCGGAATCTACGGCCCCCGCGACTTCAACCGCGACGTGATGCAGGTCGCCTTCCGCAATCTGGGCATCGAGAGCCGCAAGAAGCTCGAAGAGGGCATCAAGGCCACCCGCGAGGTGCCCGATTTCGAGGGCAGCGGCAAGATCCAGACCGCCATCTGGGACACCTTCGATTACGGAGCCATCGAGGGCGACGTGAAGCGCCTGCACGTCAAGATTCAGGATTACGAGAAGGGCGTGGGCTTTGATGCCGTCGATCCCTTCGAGTTCGTGACCAATCCCGAAGTGCCGAAAAAGACCCAGGCTGCCGACGACTGA
- a CDS encoding ABC transporter ATP-binding protein, with amino-acid sequence MTTLPATPPPARPTVPTLALMRRLFAYRPGLFALNLALWGGFHTLPALFSYSISALFSRLGDFEKLRQAGQVAEQASNVSAIWVLVGIFALARLGRFGIFLGAFRTYIRLWYTLDALIRRNLLNYLLTARGSRRLPDLPGESVSRFRDDVDDVAAYTEVWIDSGGFLLYSLVALTLMLRVDVLMTVVVTAPLLLVVLLVQRLSPVIRSYRRRMRQATADVTGFIGETFSAVSAVKLSGSEGHMVAQLARLGEVRRSAALRDVLLTELIKGVNTNMIAIATGLVLLLGASRFRTGTLSIGDFVLFAALLPRLTGSMGFFGDMIARHRRTGVSFERMKRLLQDAPAEVAVEHHPLHLDGDAPIPVSVPVQAAFERLEVRGLSVQHPGGRGVQDAAFELKRGEFVVVTGRIGSGKTTLLRGLLGLIPAAGEVSWNGERVDDPASFFVPPRSAYTSQLPQLFSESLRENVLLGEPDDHLPDALRLAVMDADLSQLGSGLDTQVGARGVKLSGGQVQRAAVARMLARPAELLVFDDVSSALDAATEAQLWAGLFRERGEVTCLVVSHRRAALLRADRVLLMDDGRIVDSGTLPELLERSEEMRALWAEDVAVG; translated from the coding sequence ATGACCACCCTTCCTGCCACGCCCCCACCTGCCCGCCCCACCGTGCCCACCCTGGCGCTCATGCGCCGCCTGTTCGCCTATCGCCCCGGCCTGTTCGCGCTCAATCTGGCGCTGTGGGGCGGCTTTCACACGCTGCCTGCGCTGTTCAGTTACAGCATCAGTGCGCTGTTCAGCCGCCTGGGCGATTTCGAAAAGCTGCGTCAGGCCGGGCAGGTGGCAGAGCAGGCCAGCAACGTCAGCGCGATCTGGGTACTGGTGGGCATCTTCGCACTCGCCCGGCTGGGGCGCTTCGGCATCTTTCTGGGCGCGTTCCGCACGTATATCCGGCTGTGGTACACGCTCGACGCCCTGATCCGCCGCAACCTGCTGAATTATCTGCTGACCGCACGCGGGTCGCGCCGCCTGCCCGATCTGCCCGGCGAGTCGGTCAGCCGCTTCCGTGACGATGTGGACGACGTGGCGGCGTATACCGAGGTCTGGATCGACAGTGGCGGGTTCCTGCTGTACAGCCTGGTGGCGCTGACGCTGATGCTGCGCGTGGACGTGCTGATGACGGTGGTGGTGACGGCCCCTCTGCTGCTGGTGGTGCTGCTCGTTCAGCGCCTGTCGCCGGTGATTCGCAGCTATCGCCGCCGCATGCGTCAGGCCACCGCCGACGTGACCGGGTTCATCGGTGAAACCTTCTCGGCGGTGAGTGCGGTCAAACTGTCGGGCAGCGAGGGGCATATGGTGGCGCAACTGGCGCGGCTGGGCGAGGTCCGGCGGTCAGCGGCCCTGCGCGACGTGCTGCTCACCGAACTGATCAAGGGTGTGAATACCAACATGATCGCCATCGCCACCGGGCTGGTGCTGCTGCTGGGAGCCAGCCGCTTCCGCACGGGCACGCTCAGCATCGGAGATTTCGTGCTGTTCGCCGCGCTGCTGCCACGTCTGACCGGCAGCATGGGCTTTTTTGGCGACATGATCGCCCGCCATCGCCGCACCGGGGTCAGCTTCGAGCGCATGAAACGCCTGCTGCAAGACGCCCCGGCAGAAGTGGCCGTCGAACATCATCCGCTGCATCTGGATGGCGACGCGCCCATACCGGTCAGCGTGCCGGTTCAGGCGGCGTTCGAGCGGCTGGAGGTGCGCGGTCTGAGTGTGCAGCATCCGGGCGGGCGAGGCGTGCAGGACGCGGCGTTCGAGTTGAAACGCGGCGAATTCGTGGTGGTGACGGGGCGAATCGGCAGCGGCAAGACCACGCTGCTGCGCGGACTGCTGGGCCTGATTCCGGCAGCAGGCGAGGTGAGCTGGAACGGGGAGCGCGTGGATGATCCGGCCAGCTTCTTCGTGCCGCCGCGCAGCGCCTATACGTCGCAGTTGCCGCAGCTGTTCAGCGAGAGCCTGCGAGAAAACGTGCTGCTGGGCGAGCCGGACGATCATCTGCCGGATGCGCTGCGGTTAGCGGTGATGGACGCCGATCTGTCGCAGCTGGGCAGCGGGCTGGATACCCAGGTCGGTGCAAGAGGCGTCAAGCTGTCGGGCGGGCAGGTGCAGCGGGCAGCGGTGGCCCGTATGCTGGCCCGCCCCGCCGAACTGCTGGTCTTCGACGATGTGAGCAGCGCACTGGACGCCGCCACCGAGGCGCAGCTGTGGGCCGGACTGTTCCGCGAGCGGGGCGAGGTGACGTGTCTGGTGGTGTCTCACCGCCGCGCCGCCCTGCTGCGGGCCGACAGGGTGCTGCTGATGGACGACGGGCGCATCGTGGACAGCGGCACTTTGCCAGAGTTGCTGGAACGCAGCGAGGAAATGCGGGCGCTCTGGGCAGAAGATGTGGCGGTGGGGTGA
- a CDS encoding phosphatase PAP2 family protein, producing the protein MFDWLRLHWKSLLALALLIALPLIVLGKIAEDVHEKEAFAWESPLMVALRGHAPTWFRGVARAFSTIGSARIMLPFCGLLALWLWTRSHSVARYFLISVGGAAILNVLLKMMFNRTRPQVIPWLWEEGDSSFPSGHSSMAAALVVTVTALLWRTPYRWVAGVLGLIYAVIMGVSRVYLGVHYPTDVLAGWALGVAWAGGVALLLWARLREAQLSRGTESGVQT; encoded by the coding sequence ATGTTTGACTGGCTGCGCCTCCACTGGAAATCTCTGCTGGCCCTGGCGCTGCTCATTGCCCTGCCCCTGATTGTGCTGGGCAAGATCGCCGAGGACGTGCACGAGAAGGAGGCGTTCGCCTGGGAATCGCCGCTGATGGTGGCCCTGCGCGGCCACGCCCCCACCTGGTTTCGCGGTGTGGCGCGGGCGTTTTCGACCATCGGCAGCGCCCGAATCATGCTGCCGTTCTGCGGCCTGCTGGCGCTCTGGCTCTGGACGCGCTCGCACAGTGTGGCCCGCTACTTCCTGATCTCGGTGGGCGGCGCGGCAATCCTGAATGTGCTGCTCAAGATGATGTTCAACCGTACCCGCCCTCAGGTCATTCCCTGGCTGTGGGAGGAAGGCGACAGCTCGTTTCCCAGCGGCCACAGCAGCATGGCGGCGGCGCTGGTCGTGACGGTCACGGCGCTGCTGTGGCGTACCCCGTACCGCTGGGTCGCCGGCGTGCTGGGCCTGATCTACGCCGTCATCATGGGTGTCTCTCGGGTGTATCTGGGCGTGCATTACCCCACCGACGTGCTGGCGGGCTGGGCGCTGGGCGTGGCGTGGGCGGGCGGCGTGGCGCTGCTGCTGTGGGCGCGGCTGCGCGAAGCTCAGCTGAGCCGGGGAACGGAAAGCGGCGTTCAGACGTAG
- a CDS encoding metallophosphoesterase yields the protein MVIVIPDLHGRADLLQAAVELYPAAHFLSLGDAIDRGPRSLETVRLLMELYAEGRATLLMGNHERMALEGVKWYQQYLGTHDLGDYRKAVEGMKWWMRNGGESLRREISELTLERFPKLLSDYLEALRRVVYVTEDGEIHDKLPGEPSVLVAHASPPVRHPEYPNPESAALWLRPFEGPFALPEGVVYSIHGHTPVRVPLRLGRHIYLDLGAYETGLLAVLPVTVQTLSTVTVLTGRGDARRTEKYPMIGERISARAVAVKPDEPTRQR from the coding sequence ATGGTGATCGTGATTCCCGACCTGCACGGCAGGGCCGATCTGCTTCAGGCCGCTGTAGAGCTGTATCCGGCGGCACATTTTCTGTCGCTGGGAGACGCCATCGACAGGGGGCCGCGCAGCCTGGAAACGGTGCGCCTGCTGATGGAACTGTACGCCGAAGGCCGGGCCACCCTGCTGATGGGCAACCACGAGCGCATGGCCCTGGAGGGCGTGAAATGGTATCAGCAGTACCTGGGCACCCACGATCTGGGCGACTACCGAAAGGCCGTCGAGGGCATGAAATGGTGGATGAGAAACGGCGGCGAGTCGCTGCGGCGCGAGATCAGTGAGCTGACGCTGGAGCGCTTTCCCAAGCTGCTCAGCGATTATCTGGAGGCGCTGCGGCGAGTGGTCTACGTGACCGAGGACGGCGAGATTCACGACAAGCTGCCGGGCGAGCCGAGCGTGCTGGTGGCCCATGCCAGCCCCCCGGTCCGCCACCCGGAGTATCCCAACCCCGAATCGGCGGCGCTGTGGCTGCGTCCGTTCGAGGGGCCGTTCGCCCTGCCCGAAGGCGTGGTGTACAGCATTCACGGGCATACCCCGGTTCGCGTGCCGCTGCGTCTGGGCCGCCACATCTACCTCGACCTGGGCGCTTACGAGACGGGCCTGCTGGCCGTGCTGCCCGTCACGGTTCAGACGCTGTCCACCGTGACGGTGCTGACCGGACGCGGCGACGCCCGGCGCACCGAAAAATATCCGATGATCGGTGAACGCATCTCGGCCCGCGCCGTGGCCGTGAAACCGGACGAGCCGACGAGACAGCGCTGA
- a CDS encoding thioesterase family protein, whose protein sequence is MDSASAHRTRIQMRYSDTDMMGHINNAAYAQFLEIARMDYLDGLLPPGVRPAAVVLARLELNYRREVHLGQRVEVLTALTAVGRSSWTYAFQILADDVVSADGSSVQVHVDADTRRPAPLPAEMRRLLTAALPDTATGVLS, encoded by the coding sequence ATGGACTCAGCGAGCGCCCACCGTACCCGCATCCAGATGCGCTACAGCGACACCGACATGATGGGCCACATCAACAACGCGGCCTACGCGCAGTTTCTGGAAATCGCCCGTATGGACTATCTGGACGGGCTGCTGCCGCCCGGGGTGCGCCCCGCCGCCGTGGTGCTGGCCCGCCTGGAGCTGAATTACCGCCGCGAGGTGCATCTGGGCCAGCGAGTCGAGGTGCTGACCGCTCTGACGGCGGTGGGCCGCAGCAGTTGGACCTACGCCTTTCAGATTCTGGCCGACGATGTGGTGAGTGCCGACGGCAGCAGCGTGCAGGTCCATGTCGATGCAGACACGCGCCGCCCGGCCCCGCTGCCCGCCGAGATGCGGAGGCTGCTGACGGCGGCCCTGCCGGATACGGCCACGGGCGTGCTCTCATGA
- a CDS encoding septum formation initiator family protein, translated as MRLLPSSWKTTGWKKRVRLSLRLPAWSDIRRFPVSMMLACLLAGLGSVQMTFLIGNSLYRSYTWTTEHHQIDSELRSLNVDLRVLRETQARANDPEALRAQARCLGFVGKGETVVVAENAPSGINDNCDAVRMP; from the coding sequence GTGCGCCTGCTGCCCTCTTCATGGAAAACCACAGGCTGGAAAAAGCGGGTCAGGCTCTCACTTCGCCTGCCCGCCTGGTCAGATATCCGCCGCTTTCCGGTTTCGATGATGCTCGCCTGTCTGCTGGCAGGGCTGGGCAGTGTTCAGATGACCTTTCTGATCGGAAACAGCCTGTACCGCAGTTATACCTGGACCACCGAACACCATCAGATCGACTCCGAACTCAGGAGCCTGAACGTCGATCTGCGCGTTCTGCGAGAAACGCAGGCCCGTGCCAACGACCCCGAGGCGCTGCGTGCTCAGGCCCGCTGTCTGGGGTTCGTGGGCAAAGGCGAGACGGTGGTGGTGGCCGAGAATGCCCCAAGCGGGATCAACGACAACTGCGACGCAGTCCGCATGCCCTAG
- a CDS encoding response regulator transcription factor: MEQRILLIEDNPDITRVVQYELEQAGYRVLTAPDGISGLTSARENVPDLVILDLGLPDFDGAEIARRLRKTSPVPIIILTAMDALDRKVNLLEAGADDYMTKPFHPEELVARVKVQLRHQQHGEVITIGALEIHPQKRLCHYNGHEVRLSPKEFDLLTFLARQPGRVYSRGEIEREVWNGELPSNSNVVDVHMANMRAKLRDLDGYGIIRTVRGIGYALKTN, from the coding sequence ATGGAGCAGCGCATTTTACTTATTGAAGATAATCCCGATATTACGCGGGTGGTGCAGTACGAACTTGAACAGGCAGGATACCGTGTCCTGACAGCACCAGACGGTATTTCAGGTCTGACGAGCGCCCGTGAAAATGTACCCGACCTCGTGATCCTTGATCTCGGCCTGCCCGACTTCGACGGTGCAGAGATCGCTCGGCGGCTCCGGAAGACCAGCCCGGTGCCGATCATCATTCTGACCGCGATGGACGCGCTCGACCGCAAGGTGAACCTGCTGGAGGCGGGCGCAGACGACTACATGACCAAGCCCTTTCACCCCGAAGAACTGGTGGCCCGCGTCAAGGTGCAGCTGCGTCATCAGCAGCACGGCGAGGTCATCACCATCGGAGCGCTCGAAATCCACCCGCAGAAGCGGCTGTGCCATTACAACGGCCACGAAGTGCGTCTGTCGCCCAAGGAATTCGATCTGCTGACCTTCCTGGCACGGCAGCCCGGACGGGTGTACTCGCGCGGCGAGATCGAGCGCGAGGTCTGGAACGGCGAACTGCCCAGCAACAGCAACGTCGTGGATGTTCATATGGCGAACATGCGGGCCAAGCTGCGCGACCTGGACGGGTACGGCATCATCCGGACGGTACGCGGCATCGGCTACGCGCTGAAAACCAACTGA
- a CDS encoding ROK family protein, with translation MSIGVDVGGTKIAVGVLVGDELQEFHTQPTPESGWAAVLDAIAGQVRQLQVKYPQARTVGLGIPGPITPDRRRVKFAPNIYGFTDVPVVEGLYERLGQHVSLENDAKAAALAEAELGAARASSSSVYITVSTGIGSGIVLNGRLWRGQHGIAGELGHVVSVPGGPISGAGQSGTLEAVASGTAIARDASYALNREVSTAEAFALAQSGDRIAGRVVRGAMQRIGLAIADLQKMLDPEVFVLGGGVASVGAYFFEHVQAAADEAAEGFAVPVIRPAQLGSHAGVIGAALSAVLEPA, from the coding sequence ATGAGTATCGGCGTCGATGTGGGCGGCACCAAGATCGCAGTGGGTGTGCTGGTCGGTGACGAATTGCAGGAGTTTCATACCCAGCCCACCCCTGAAAGTGGCTGGGCAGCGGTGCTGGACGCCATCGCCGGGCAGGTTCGCCAGTTGCAGGTGAAGTACCCGCAGGCCCGCACAGTGGGTCTGGGCATTCCCGGCCCGATCACGCCCGACCGCAGGCGCGTCAAGTTTGCGCCCAATATCTACGGCTTTACCGATGTGCCGGTGGTCGAGGGGCTGTACGAGCGCCTGGGGCAGCACGTCTCGCTGGAAAACGACGCCAAGGCCGCCGCGCTGGCCGAGGCCGAGCTGGGTGCGGCCCGTGCCAGCAGCAGCAGCGTGTATATCACCGTGAGTACCGGTATCGGCAGCGGCATCGTGCTGAACGGGCGGCTGTGGCGCGGTCAGCACGGCATCGCGGGCGAGCTGGGGCACGTCGTCAGTGTGCCGGGCGGCCCGATCAGCGGGGCAGGACAGTCGGGCACGCTGGAAGCGGTGGCGAGCGGAACAGCCATCGCCCGCGACGCCAGCTACGCACTCAACCGCGAGGTTTCGACAGCCGAGGCCTTCGCGCTGGCACAGTCGGGCGACCGAATCGCCGGGCGGGTGGTGCGCGGAGCGATGCAGCGCATCGGGCTGGCGATTGCCGACCTCCAGAAGATGCTCGATCCGGAAGTCTTCGTGCTGGGCGGCGGAGTGGCGAGCGTGGGCGCGTACTTCTTCGAGCATGTGCAGGCCGCCGCCGACGAGGCCGCAGAGGGCTTCGCCGTTCCGGTCATCCGTCCTGCTCAGCTCGGCTCGCATGCGGGCGTGATCGGCGCGGCGCTGTCGGCGGTGCTGGAACCCGCGTAA